One Pyrenophora tritici-repentis strain M4 chromosome 5, whole genome shotgun sequence DNA window includes the following coding sequences:
- a CDS encoding Methyltransf-18 multi-domain protein — translation MVYYRTIPEIDNAFQCMVGLHDYLDPSHRPDGQRALELASLQPGQSVLEIGAGSGRLIADAKRAVGAGFCVAVDAVQGFLTIDIPWQLNHAGLTVPPQGTPQQQVHLLCANVTDGALKNRIAALPGAPETFDCIFALHLLKTIPADQRLQLLRNLRKLLKPTGRLIITMSARFTDIAPTPAETTVPVQFRSTGHTEAPGSILLIQITDTPRVPVPQDPSLPLRQVHFAMQMAPNRFWVTAAQQARDAAIAAGFLVDTSRPIGKGDCFGLPVLGRSLPQAALDRMSNEEIYAQLQDAVQHGYACIGRANETALRRIIPNWSSMSSHQQDYSMVMNMQARAAHFAARVVEGNRDLPDGVLAELAEHEQLGTMVVLRKG, via the coding sequence ATGGTGTACTATCGCACAATTCCCGAGATTGACAACGCCTTCCAGTGCATGGTTGGCCTTCACGACTACTTGGATCCTTCCCATCGCCCAGACGGACAGCGCGCTCTGGAGCTAGCCTCCCTACAGCCTGGACAGAGCGTCCTCGAAATTGGTGCCGGTAGTGGCCGATTGATCGCCGATGCGAAGCGGGCGGTTGGCGCTGGGTTCTGCGTCGCCGTGGATGCTGTGCAGGGCTTTCTTACCATCGATATCCCTTGGCAGCTCAACCACGCGGGCCTCACTGTGCCTCCTCAAGGAACTCCCCAACAGCAAGTCCATCTTCTGTGCGCAAACGTCACTGATGGTGCTCTAAAAAATCGTATCGCCGCGCTGCCTGGGGCGCCCGAGACGTTCGATTGTATCTTCGCCCTTCACCTACTCAAGACGATTCCAGCCGACCAACGTCTTCAACTGCTTCGCAACTTACGCAAACTGCTCAAGCCTACTGGACGCCTTATCATCACCATGTCCGCCCGCTTCACGGACATCGCGCCCACGCCTGCTGAGACAACCGTTCCTGTGCAATTCAGGTCCACCGGTCACACCGAAGCTCCCGGCTCCATCCTTCTCATACAGATCACCGATACGCCTCGCGTCCCTGTCCCCCAAGATCCTTCTCTTCCGCTCAGGCAGGTACACTTCGCTATGCAGATGGCTCCCAATCGATTCTGGGTGACGGCCGCTCAACAAGCGCGCGACGCCGCGATAGCTGCAGGCTTTCTGGTCGACACTTCCCGCCCTATAGGCAAAGGCGATTGCTTTGGCCTACCTGTTCTCGGCCGGTCGCTTCCGCAGGCTGCGCTTGACCGTATGTCTAATGAGGAGATTTACGCACAACTGCAGGACGCCGTGCAGCATGGGTACGCATGCATTGGCCGCGCCAACGAGACCGCGCTTAGGCGCATCATCCCTAACTGGTCGTCCATGTCTTCGCATCAGCAGGACTACTCCATGGTAATGAATATGCAGGCGAGAGCTGCTCACTTCGCAGCGAGGGTTGTGGAAGGCAACAGGGATTTGCCAGACGGCGTGCTGGCGGAGTTGGCAGAGCATGAGCAGCTTGGCACTATGGTGGTCCTGCGCAAGGGCTGA